A part of Rhizobium lusitanum genomic DNA contains:
- a CDS encoding IS6 family transposase gives MTRPDPLYRRHRFPAEIIAHAVWLYFRFPLSLRMVEDLLAARGVVVSHQTVRLWAEKFGRAFANEIRSRSSGRLGDKWHLVEAVVLIRGKKHWLWRAVDQNGFVLEVLVQSRRNAKAAKRLMRKLLKGQGRSPRVMITDKLRSYDSAKREIMPGVEHRSHKGLNNRAENSHQPIRRRERIMKRFKSRRHLQRFVSIHDPIANLFHIPRHDISSGHHRELRSAAMNLWAKIARA, from the coding sequence ATGACACGCCCTGATCCACTATATCGCCGCCATCGCTTTCCCGCCGAGATCATCGCCCACGCCGTATGGCTCTATTTTCGGTTTCCGCTCAGCCTGCGAATGGTCGAGGACTTGCTGGCTGCCCGTGGGGTCGTTGTCTCGCATCAAACGGTCCGGCTTTGGGCGGAGAAATTCGGACGTGCCTTCGCCAACGAGATCCGCAGCCGCTCATCCGGTCGGCTCGGCGACAAGTGGCATCTCGTTGAGGCCGTCGTTTTGATCCGTGGCAAGAAGCACTGGCTCTGGCGCGCTGTGGATCAGAACGGTTTCGTCCTGGAGGTTCTTGTGCAAAGCCGCCGCAATGCCAAGGCGGCCAAGCGTCTGATGCGCAAGCTCTTGAAGGGCCAGGGACGATCGCCGCGGGTGATGATCACCGACAAGCTTCGATCCTACGACTCCGCAAAGCGAGAGATCATGCCGGGTGTCGAGCATCGCTCGCACAAGGGCTTGAACAATCGGGCGGAGAATTCCCATCAGCCGATCCGGCGGCGAGAGCGGATTATGAAACGCTTCAAGTCGAGGCGACATCTTCAGCGTTTCGTCTCCATCCACGATCCTATCGCCAACCTGTTCCACATCCCCCGCCACGACATCTCCTCCGGCCATCATCGCGAATTGCGTTCAGCGGCGATGAACCTGTGGGCGAAAATCGCCCGAGCATGA